The DNA region TTCCAGCATGATGTATCCAATGTGTCCGTGGTCTGCGCAGTTCCACTCATAGTTGTCTGGCGTGACCCTCCTGACTCTAACGCACTCTTCAGTATAGGCAAGCGACAGCTTTAGCGTGCTGTCCCAGATGACCACGCCGGTTCCCTGTAACTGTTGTCTTGCTATAGAATTGTACAGGGTAATGGCTTTTGGGTTAAAGTCCGGATAGCTGTTAACCTCGGTATATGATCTctggaaggaaggataggaggatGAAGCAGATTAATAAATAATCACATGGAGTGCGATGCTCAcgatttataaaaacaaaatgggCTTGGAGTTTCCATAAGCTGGTCTCAACCTTCCGAGGAAAATGAGAGTAGATTAGACGACGAAAGGCACTGTAGAATGTATCTAAATGACTAAGGCTATAAGGACCTGAAACACTTCCCTTTTTAGTTATGCTTTTATTATCAACCATATAATGAAAGACTCGAAAGAATCCTAAGCACTAACTGTACGTAAACTTAGGTTTTAAATTTAACTTTGCATTTGGCAGTAATGACAAGGTTTGCAGTAGTACATTATATTAAATGATATAAGGAACGTGAAACTTTTCTTCGCTTATGATCATCAAATTTTATTCCATTGACCAGTCATTTCCAGTATGTAAATGATTCTGGACAACAAATAATGAAATCATGAAGTAATTAATTGGTAAGGCAGGCTAGGATTAGGACCTATTAAAGAGAGGTAGGAGAGCTCCATGGTTAGGGGAAGAGAAAACTTCTGGGCGTGTCCCCTGTGGCACATAGTGTTCCCCTTTCTTCAGATCAAGCCAATCATGGGAGCAAGAGGATGTTGCCCACTGAGGAGCATATCCTCGAAAAGACTACTATAAATATGTTAAAAACTTCACCATACCATCTGTTCAATGAATTACAATAAAACAGATGTTGTGAACGAAATAGGTGGAAGCTATGCACTGGCAGATGATGCCTAGTCCGGTTTGGATGACTGTGTGCAGGAAGTAGTTTCTGTCAGTCATAACGTGACTACACAATAATGGGAAAACTAAAATAGCTACATGAAATTACGCATACTCTGTCAAGCAGGGAATTATCAAAATttcaaaagaataaatgaaaagtatGAGTAGCGTTAGAGTGTAATGAGTATATATAAGCTCATCCAGAGGCATTTTATATAAGGCTTGAGCTGTGCAAGCCATGTAACATGGTAATCACTGTGgtgtagtgggaggggggggggggttaaaaacaTAAATAGTGGTGGTGGGGTAGAAacccaataaaaaaagaaagaaaaataagcggGGAAAAGGAGGCTTTAGAAAGTACACTGGAGCGACATCCGAAGACCCTCCCCaggattttttattattgttactttacatatatatatatatatatatatatatatatatatatatacatgtatacacacacacacatacatcaatgtatatgtatatgtatacatatatatttatatacgtatatatataaaaatatatgtttgtcaagatatatatatatatatatatatatatatatatatatattatacatattacaaatacattatatatatatctcaatcatgcatttaagtatgtatatattatatatatatatatatatatatatatatatatatatctcaatcgtgtatatatcatatatatatctcaaacatatatatatcatatatatatatcaatcatatatatatcatatatatatctcagtcatatatatatatatatatatatcaatcttacaaatatattatatatatatatctcaatcatatatatatcatgtatatatcatatacattatatatatatatatatatatacatatatatatatatgtatatatatatatatatatatatatatatatatatatcacacacacacacacaaacacacacacacacacacacacacacacacacacacacacacacacacacacacatacacatatatatcatatgcaatatatatatatatatatatatatataaatatacatatatatatatatataaatcatatatatatatatatatatatatatcaattgtatatatatatatatcaatcaattgtaaatatatatatatatatatatcaaacatattatattatatatatatatatatctcaatcatatatatatacatatatgtatatatatatatatatatatatatatatatatatatatatcaatcgtatatataaatatatatatatatatatataatatatacatatatatcaatcatatatatatatgattgatatatatgtatatatacatatgatatatatatatatatatatatatatatatatatatatatgattgatatatatgtatatatatatatatatgattgatatatatgtatacatatatataaatatatatatatgattaatatatatgtatatatatacgattgatatatatatatatatatatatatatatatacatatatatatataaatcaattgtatatatatacacatatatatcaatcatagatatatatatatatatatatatacatatatatatatacacacatatatttatacacacatatatatattcatatatatatacatatatatatatatatatatatatatatatatatatatacatatatatatagacatatatatatatatatatatatatatatatatatatatatatatatatcaatcgtgtgtgtatatatatatatatatatatatatatatatatatacatatgtataaaaggtatgaatgagaatgaatatcttcacaatacaagagatgtatttgaccggtttcgactatgtcttcgtcagaagacatagtcgaaaccggtcaaatacatttcttgtattgtgaagatattcattctcattcataccttttatacaattgtcaacatgaacgcggttcatatatacatatatatcaatcatatatatatatatatatacatatatatcaatcatatatatatatatatatatatatcaatcatatatatatatatatacatatatatcaatcatatatatatatatatatatatatatatatatatatatatatatatcaaccaatcgtatatatatatcaaacatatatatatatatatatatatatatatatatatataatgtatatgtttgatatatatatacgattggttgatacatatatatatatatatatatatatatatatatatatatatatgattgatatatatatatatatatatatatatacacacgattgatatatatatatatatatatatatatatatatatatcaatcgtgtgtgtgtatatatatatatatatatatacatatacatatacatatatataatcatatatatatatatatatatatatatcaatcgagtatatatatatatatatatatatagtgtatatatatatatatatatatatgtgtatcaagtaatcgtatatatatatcaaacatatatacattatatatatatatatatatatatatatatatatatatatatatatatatatatatataatattacacgcacacatgcacgcaaaccaAAAGAAAATACTTACCGGCACATAATCGATGAGCTTGAAATAGACGGGCACGGAGGAGGCGAGGCGGGTGAGGTGAGGCGCAAGGGTGGTGAGGAAATTCCTGAAAGGATCACccgtgggaggggggtggtgctGCATCCAGTGCAGCCCCCCTCCTGCGGGAAGGTGTACAACAGTTGTATTTCTTTCGTCAGTCATTAGCTTCTTAGTTATTCACGCTcgtccctcttcacctccctacTGCCCTGTAATAACCTCTGGAGGGGGTTGCATCGACTCAAGAAAAAAGTTGTAATAATGTAAAAAGTAAAATCTACTCCAAGAAATGATATTGCATATTGTGACCACATTATTTTCCATCGAAGTTCATGTGGTTTGCAACTTCTGAAATTTAAATCaaataattttcaataattttgACAAACTGAAACTTCGAAACCCCTGTCGCAGTGTTGAACGTTTACCATGAAGACGAAGAAACGTGAGCCTTTCAACAAAatattcagtgaaaaaaaaaaaaaaaaaaaaaaaaaaaaaaatgtgaaggcgACCGAACTGCGAACCGGTGTTGGCACAGGAACATGTGCCTCAACACGTGAACAGTGTTTTGGCAGCAGGGATATTAAACTTACATGTGTAGTGTGACACactgtactcccccccccccacctcttagatgatgctcgctccgtgtgtgtatacgccccattgcgtgcacagcatgtgcgtgtgtgtgtgcaagcataggtatatgtataagtttatttgCGTATGTTAATGCGTGATTGAGTGAACGAGTGTTGAATTGCGTGCGCTTCCTGGGACGCGCGTAGTCCGTGcactgtgtgtgtaggtgtgtatgtagaaGTTGCATTTACGGTTGCAATGTCGGAATATACTTGTCTGCCTAAGTATGCCAAAACAGGTGTCTACATGGGCttgcgtgcggtgtatgcgtgTGGTTGCGCTTGCTAACTGTCCGTTATATCGAGctgatatatgttttatgtattatatctattatttttttattcttttaatgtcatgtattgtgtttgtattttacttatttttgttttattgtcaattgttttaatgtttaaaaCTTCACACGTCatgagcgtgacgtcacggcctcccgcggccttttgtacggaCTGTGTAAAAatacattcgttgttctactgcaccacggagcgtttctttcctccatcctctggcattttaatatatatatttaacaagtgATACTACGTAGCCGACAGCTCCAGTTAAGAAACCTGaacgggaaaagttaagtattgagcctaagtgatagtattaattaaagataggagctggaccgtgcaagattgcacttatacatacaccacatatcatatgcagTCTCGTGGTTCTCCTACTTGACTTAATTTCTTTTTATGccctctactgcatatttccctttcattttaacCTCTTCCTGCATCttactgttcttatgctagcctaaCCCTTTCTTATCTCCCTGGATTTTAAAGTGATTTAATTATtccttaaatataaatatgcttcACTTATCATGGGCCATTAAGAGATTTCCGCTGTGACATCCCataaggtcatattccccgtaggacatcaatagcagcagtagcaggggatttgacatcagggggtgggcttatcctacagatgcccactgaccttcattgggagggatcttggcccttaatgtacccttcttggtaggtggggctcctggggactacacatgtccgtacactacacATATATTACCAACTattaatataaatggaaatgctggGGGTACTGAAGCGAGTCTCAATGGGAGGGTGACTGTTGGGGCGCATGATGGGAACGGGAGTTATTCATACTGCTTGTGTTCTGGTAGTGAccaacccagtgtgaggcctgtggggccCAAAGCCTGCCACCACCTTTTATATCGGGtagcgtcggcgggggtggcagggGTGACATCCAACCGGAGCAACAGCCCAAGGCTTAACATGGGTCAAGCTTTCCATGAAGGAGTTTGGAAAATCCAGTCCTTGCGGCACGATGAGCGTTTACCCTTGCTATCGAGGGAAGTGaacggttgggagttgaggtgatGTCCCGCGACTCGGGATCTGATAGCAGccgcgagaacagcctccttctctgggactttccTAGGTCCCAGAGACATGGTATGGTGATACGGGTACGGTGGCCAAGggattgaccacattcttgtcagcactcaccggtttaccagagtgccgagttctgtggcactgactatAGGCTAGTTGTGGCTAAATTATGGGACCACTTCAAAACCTCTCATCCCTCAAGTTGCCACtatagggtgtttcacttggacagctTTATGGGGGAGGAATGTGTCTGGAGGtttgccacagcagtctctgatcacAAAACTTGATGGACCCAGTAGCTTTGTAGAGTCCACTGAACACTTTTAGTCCATTGGCGCATGCCCAagggcaagacagaattccatttcactggagacattggaggttaCAGAAGTGCATCAAATGGTTCAGCTGAATGCCAATCAAGGCTTATGCTGTTCCTTGGTGTGTAGGGCTCGGTAGGATAGATCATCTCAGATTCtgttggggtttgtgaacgtTGGGCCGAGTATTTTGATCAGCTGTACTAGATCcccccatcagtgaggaac from Penaeus chinensis breed Huanghai No. 1 chromosome 31, ASM1920278v2, whole genome shotgun sequence includes:
- the LOC125041716 gene encoding uncharacterized protein LOC125041716 isoform X1, translated to MHLQQFKYTSEVRHVSAPFRVTWYADWKLDGFPELIHRWETNQELRPSLVITGGGLHWMQHHPPPTGDPFRNFLTTLAPHLTRLASSVPVYFKLIDYVPRSYTEVNSYPDFNPKAITLYNSIARQQLQGTGVVIWDSTLKLSLAYTEECVRVRRVTPDNYEWNCADHGHIGYIMLEQYTDMIYNAFCNRFLNLTEEYCNTGND
- the LOC125041716 gene encoding uncharacterized protein LOC125041716 isoform X3, coding for MTDERNTTVVHLPAGGGLHWMQHHPPPTGDPFRNFLTTLAPHLTRLASSVPVYFKLIDYVPRSYTEVNSYPDFNPKAITLYNSIARQQLQGTGVVIWDSTLKLSLAYTEECVRVRRVTPDNYEWNCADHGHIGYIMLEQYTDMIYNAFCNRFLNLTEEYCNTGND
- the LOC125041716 gene encoding uncharacterized protein LOC125041716 isoform X2, translating into MHLQQFKYTSEVRHVSAPFRVTWYADWKLDGFPELIHRWETNQELRPSLVITGGGLHWMQHHPPPTGDPFRNFLTTLAPHLTRLASSVPVYFKLIDYVPLQGTGVVIWDSTLKLSLAYTEECVRVRRVTPDNYEWNCADHGHIGYIMLEQYTDMIYNAFCNRFLNLTEEYCNTGND